One window from the genome of Spirosoma rhododendri encodes:
- a CDS encoding cell shape determination protein CcmA, translating to MKSSLPRLFILFFGALLAACRIQMAPPELLRATPDSVFVGQSIALSGNQFGSQPSVTFSTSKDGSTSAGRVVNATDNTIQVTVPLIAPGQTTVRVSNSQGTSDPLPVTILQPAPTLTTIDPANGLPNSVIVLTGAYLNQINTVRFNQLSAVIQDSTDTKLTLRVPSGIPRGQTFIVVETKGGSFTVPFIVAGTPQITSLSTRQARPGTELIVQGVNLSDGVVSINGLATNRDQTTIQDNQIKTIIPDNATSGKVTVTVFEKLVATSADSLKIIRPPAITSVSTLDGIAGDRIQLAGVNLGDVTALTFNSVPAPFRVLSSSLLETTLPALGQAGNYTLGVSSVGGTAQFSQPFVYYVAPSNLSLSPARIVNNANLSITGNSVYRITDVRIGTQTVPIIGRTEGSSVQVSIPTGIAGGLVTVVNRAGQATTSSPLVIVQRPTVTDIIPQKARPGERIVVRGTYLQNAQFYFFNSSTPAAEGGRNEDNEHWILVPTDAQSGSIRVTNATGEGAQTDVFTVIRPVTVTDFTPKSTKIGGELIVSGQNLASTTAVRVNGGTLNAPFRISGTSLIITIPTGTVTGQICVINDAGTTCSSANFTPAN from the coding sequence ATGAAATCAAGTTTACCCCGCTTATTCATCCTGTTCTTCGGCGCGCTGCTCGCTGCCTGCCGCATTCAGATGGCTCCGCCCGAATTACTGCGGGCCACCCCGGATTCGGTGTTCGTTGGGCAGTCGATCGCCCTGTCGGGTAATCAGTTCGGCTCCCAGCCATCCGTTACGTTTTCGACCAGCAAAGACGGATCGACAAGCGCCGGGCGGGTTGTCAACGCTACCGACAATACAATTCAGGTAACCGTACCACTGATTGCGCCGGGGCAAACAACCGTACGGGTGAGCAATAGTCAGGGCACGTCCGACCCGCTTCCAGTCACAATTCTCCAGCCCGCCCCTACCCTGACCACAATCGACCCGGCGAATGGGCTGCCCAACTCAGTAATCGTGCTTACGGGGGCGTACCTCAACCAGATCAATACGGTTCGGTTTAATCAGCTGTCGGCCGTCATTCAGGACAGTACCGATACGAAGCTGACACTGCGGGTACCGTCGGGGATTCCGCGCGGCCAGACATTTATTGTTGTGGAGACGAAAGGCGGCTCCTTCACCGTGCCGTTCATTGTGGCGGGTACTCCGCAAATCACGAGCCTGTCGACCCGGCAGGCCCGGCCGGGGACCGAACTCATCGTGCAGGGCGTAAATCTCAGCGATGGTGTCGTCAGCATCAACGGACTCGCAACCAACCGTGATCAGACCACGATTCAGGATAATCAGATCAAAACAATCATTCCCGACAATGCGACGTCGGGTAAGGTGACGGTGACGGTTTTTGAAAAACTGGTTGCGACCAGCGCCGACAGTCTGAAAATCATCCGGCCACCGGCCATTACTTCTGTCAGCACCCTCGACGGCATCGCGGGCGACCGTATTCAATTGGCGGGTGTCAACCTCGGCGACGTAACTGCGCTGACGTTCAACAGCGTACCGGCACCCTTCCGGGTGCTGTCGTCGTCGCTGCTGGAGACCACATTGCCCGCGCTGGGGCAGGCCGGAAATTACACCCTCGGCGTTAGCAGCGTTGGCGGTACAGCCCAGTTTTCGCAGCCGTTCGTCTACTACGTCGCGCCCAGCAACCTGTCGCTCAGCCCGGCTCGTATTGTCAACAACGCCAACCTGTCGATTACGGGCAACAGCGTGTACCGCATTACGGATGTACGAATCGGTACTCAGACGGTACCCATCATCGGGCGTACGGAAGGCTCATCTGTGCAGGTCAGCATCCCGACCGGTATCGCCGGTGGGCTGGTTACGGTTGTCAACCGGGCCGGGCAGGCTACCACCAGCAGTCCGCTCGTGATCGTGCAGCGACCAACCGTTACCGACATCATTCCGCAGAAAGCGCGGCCCGGCGAGCGCATCGTCGTGCGGGGTACATATCTACAGAACGCCCAGTTTTATTTCTTCAATTCCAGCACCCCAGCCGCCGAAGGGGGTCGCAACGAAGATAACGAACACTGGATTCTGGTTCCGACAGACGCGCAAAGCGGTTCTATCCGGGTCACCAACGCCACTGGCGAAGGGGCACAAACCGACGTATTTACCGTTATCCGCCCGGTTACGGTCACTGACTTTACGCCTAAATCGACCAAAATTGGCGGTGAACTGATCGTGTCGGGGCAGAACCTTGCCAGCACAACAGCCGTACGCGTTAACGGCGGCACCCTGAACGCGCCGTTCCGGATATCGGGTACCAGCCTGATTATCACGATCCCGACCGGCACCGTAACCGGGCAAATCTGCGTGATTAACGACGCGGGTACGACCTGTTCGTCAGCCAACTTCACACCAGCCAACTAA
- a CDS encoding YciE/YciF ferroxidase family protein, which yields MASLTDQITAFFGGNDSAADEGLRDLFITELKSVYYVEKKIVDSLGKQVSAATSDEVRDAFLHHQEETRTQITRLEDIFRILSIAAGQHTNKAVDGLIDDAQFFVDDTENGSLTRDAALIIAAQKIEHLEIASYGSLLTLARVLGFDQSAELLTLTLEEEKAADKKLTVLAESFVNQQAKEEETPGSHHQSRAPQIDPDDPNQNVTLGGTLGI from the coding sequence ATGGCATCGCTAACCGATCAAATAACGGCCTTCTTCGGCGGCAATGACTCGGCTGCTGACGAGGGACTACGCGATTTGTTCATCACTGAACTGAAGAGCGTTTATTATGTAGAGAAAAAGATCGTCGACTCATTAGGTAAGCAGGTCAGTGCCGCCACGAGCGATGAGGTGCGGGACGCATTCCTGCACCACCAGGAAGAAACCCGCACCCAGATCACCCGGCTCGAAGATATATTTCGTATTCTGAGCATTGCCGCCGGACAGCATACAAACAAAGCCGTCGATGGGTTGATTGACGATGCCCAATTTTTTGTCGATGATACGGAAAACGGTTCGCTGACGCGTGATGCCGCCCTGATCATCGCGGCTCAGAAAATCGAGCACCTCGAAATTGCCTCGTACGGGTCGCTGCTGACGCTGGCGCGTGTGCTAGGCTTCGATCAGTCGGCGGAGTTGCTGACACTGACGCTGGAAGAAGAAAAAGCGGCTGATAAAAAATTGACCGTGCTGGCGGAGTCGTTCGTCAATCAGCAGGCGAAGGAAGAGGAGACGCCCGGTAGCCATCATCAGAGCCGGGCCCCGCAGATCGACCCCGATGACCCGAATCAAAACGTCACGCTGGGCGGTACGCTGGGTATATAG
- a CDS encoding M14 family metallopeptidase has protein sequence MKKFFLALSLLGLFTVCQAQTTSSSPTGQPPTQQTTGVQSPEQFLGYKVGQHFTTHREVVAYAEQVARQLPKRVRLIPYGKTYEGRPLVVVAIASEANLNRLDDIRTNNLKRIGMMDGQPTAGSTPAIAWLSYNVHGNEAVSSEAFMDVLYRMTNLSDAVTQKVMNNAVVLLDPGLNPDGHDRYVNWYNQMVGQTPDPTPSAREHNEPWPGGRYTHYLFDPNRDWAWQTQETTRQRMALYQQWMPHLHGDFHEMGVESPYYFAPSAKPYHEDITPFQRQFQQIIGQYCSRYFDKNGWLYYTRERFDLFYPSYGDTYPTYNGAIGMTYEQGGSGRAGLAIQRADGDTLTLRQRIDHHVASSIATLESVADRSADVVKEFGQFFDKARNSPVGSYKSYIVKANNDPSRLKALQQLLDNNKISYGYAGKSMSVGGFNYMNRKTEKSVSVGAGDLVISAYQPKSTLLKILFEPNSTLEDSATYDITAWSLPYAFGLQTYGLTTRLTPGTAPAAASATPASAGSGSPYGYVIRWQSMPSVQMLAGLLKQKVRVRVAEKAFELENKTYPTGTLIVTRGNNEQFGPRLDTIIRAEATRTGADMTPVQTGFVAKGSDFGSDFVTGLKAPRVAVVSGEGSQPPAVGEVWHFFDQELNYPVTMLDGNGLGTVDWGKFDVLVLPTNYNYGRFLNDRVLTQVKDWIRAGGKLIAMERAAAFFAGKDGFDLKEKAGSTDSAKDRKAVATDSLKIYGDRERVAISDETPGSIYRVNIDTTHPLGFGLDNGYYTLVQNAYNFDFLKEGWNVGYLKNDNYVAGFAGRNAKNKLKNTLLMGVQSFGRGNVVYLADDPLFRGFWYGGKLLFGNAIFMVN, from the coding sequence ATGAAAAAATTTTTCCTCGCGCTTAGTCTGCTCGGTCTGTTTACCGTTTGCCAGGCTCAGACCACTTCATCATCACCCACCGGCCAGCCACCTACCCAACAGACAACCGGCGTTCAATCGCCTGAGCAATTTCTGGGCTATAAGGTCGGACAACATTTTACAACCCACCGCGAAGTTGTTGCTTACGCCGAACAGGTAGCCCGGCAACTGCCCAAACGCGTCCGGTTGATTCCGTACGGAAAAACCTACGAAGGCCGTCCGCTGGTGGTGGTGGCTATTGCCTCGGAAGCCAACCTGAACCGGCTCGACGACATTCGCACAAACAACCTCAAACGCATCGGGATGATGGACGGGCAGCCAACCGCTGGTTCGACACCCGCTATTGCCTGGCTCAGCTACAACGTTCACGGCAACGAAGCCGTCAGTTCGGAAGCGTTTATGGACGTGCTGTACCGCATGACGAATCTGTCGGACGCGGTGACGCAGAAGGTCATGAACAATGCCGTTGTACTGCTCGATCCCGGTCTAAACCCCGACGGCCACGACCGCTACGTGAACTGGTACAATCAGATGGTAGGCCAAACGCCTGACCCGACGCCCTCGGCCCGCGAACACAACGAGCCCTGGCCTGGTGGCCGCTATACCCACTACCTGTTTGACCCGAACCGCGACTGGGCGTGGCAAACGCAGGAAACGACCCGGCAGCGCATGGCCCTGTACCAGCAGTGGATGCCGCACCTGCACGGTGACTTTCACGAAATGGGGGTCGAGAGCCCGTACTATTTTGCGCCCTCGGCCAAGCCGTACCACGAAGACATCACGCCCTTCCAGCGGCAGTTTCAGCAAATCATCGGGCAGTATTGCAGCCGTTATTTCGACAAAAACGGCTGGCTGTACTACACCCGCGAACGCTTCGACCTGTTCTACCCCAGTTACGGCGACACCTACCCAACCTACAACGGGGCTATCGGTATGACCTACGAGCAGGGCGGCAGCGGCCGGGCCGGACTGGCCATCCAACGGGCTGACGGCGACACGCTGACGCTGCGGCAGCGCATTGATCACCACGTCGCATCCAGCATTGCTACGCTCGAATCCGTCGCCGACCGCTCGGCCGATGTGGTAAAGGAGTTTGGGCAGTTTTTCGACAAGGCCCGTAATTCGCCGGTTGGCTCCTACAAAAGCTATATCGTCAAAGCCAATAACGACCCCAGCCGGTTGAAGGCCCTGCAACAGTTGCTCGATAACAACAAAATCAGTTACGGCTACGCCGGGAAGTCGATGTCGGTGGGTGGGTTTAATTACATGAACCGGAAGACGGAGAAAAGCGTATCGGTGGGTGCGGGCGATCTGGTCATCAGTGCTTACCAGCCAAAATCGACGCTCCTGAAGATTCTGTTTGAACCCAATTCAACGCTGGAAGACTCAGCGACCTACGACATCACGGCCTGGTCGCTGCCCTACGCATTCGGCCTGCAAACGTACGGTCTGACAACCCGCCTGACACCCGGTACTGCTCCGGCAGCGGCCTCAGCAACCCCGGCAAGTGCGGGTAGCGGTTCCCCGTACGGCTACGTAATTCGGTGGCAATCGATGCCGTCGGTGCAGATGCTGGCGGGCCTGCTGAAACAGAAAGTGCGGGTGCGGGTTGCCGAGAAAGCGTTTGAGCTGGAAAACAAAACCTACCCGACCGGTACGCTGATCGTGACACGCGGCAACAACGAGCAGTTCGGCCCGCGACTGGACACCATTATCCGCGCCGAAGCCACCCGCACGGGAGCCGATATGACGCCCGTACAGACCGGCTTCGTGGCCAAAGGATCAGACTTCGGTTCTGACTTTGTTACGGGCCTGAAAGCACCCCGCGTAGCGGTAGTATCGGGTGAAGGCAGTCAGCCGCCCGCCGTTGGTGAGGTCTGGCACTTCTTCGATCAGGAACTGAACTACCCGGTCACGATGCTGGACGGCAACGGCCTGGGTACCGTCGACTGGGGTAAGTTCGACGTGCTGGTTCTGCCGACGAACTACAACTACGGCCGCTTTCTCAACGACCGCGTACTGACGCAGGTGAAAGACTGGATTCGGGCCGGTGGTAAGCTGATCGCGATGGAACGGGCAGCGGCTTTTTTCGCGGGTAAAGACGGGTTCGACCTGAAAGAAAAGGCGGGCAGTACCGATAGCGCCAAAGACCGCAAAGCCGTGGCAACCGACTCGCTGAAGATTTACGGCGACCGGGAGCGCGTCGCTATCTCCGACGAAACGCCGGGCAGCATCTACCGGGTCAACATCGACACGACGCACCCGCTGGGCTTTGGCCTCGACAATGGGTACTACACGCTCGTTCAGAACGCCTACAACTTCGATTTTCT